In the genome of Neofelis nebulosa isolate mNeoNeb1 chromosome 8, mNeoNeb1.pri, whole genome shotgun sequence, one region contains:
- the PRR13 gene encoding proline-rich protein 13, with protein MWNPNAGPPGPNPYPPNLGYPGGSNPAHPPPVNPAYPPGPFPTPPEAPQGNPAFPPGGPPHPVPQPGYPGCQPLGPYPPPYPPPAPGMPPVNPLAPGMVAPGMVMDKKMRKKMKKAHKKMHKHHKHGKHSSSSSSSSSSDSD; from the exons ATGTGGAATCCCAATGCCG GACCACCAGGGCCAAATCCATATCCTCCTAACCTTGGGTACCCTGGAGGTTCCAATCCTGCCCACCCACCGCCTGTAAATCCTGCCTATCCTCCAGGCCCCTTTCCAACTCCTCCAGAAGCTCCCCAGGGGAATCCAGCTTTTCCCCCAGGTGGGCCCCCTCATCCTGTGCCACAACCAGGGTATCCAGGATGCCAACCCCTAGGTCCCTACCCACCTCCTTACCCACCACCTGCTCCTGGCATGCCTCCTGTGAATCCCTTGGCACCTGGCATGGTAGCACCAGGAATGGTGATGGACAAGAAGATgcggaagaaaatgaagaaagctcATAAAAAGATGCACAAACACCACAAACATGGCAAG cattcctcctcctcctcctcctcttccagcaGTGACTCTGACTGA
- the AMHR2 gene encoding LOW QUALITY PROTEIN: anti-Muellerian hormone type-2 receptor (The sequence of the model RefSeq protein was modified relative to this genomic sequence to represent the inferred CDS: inserted 2 bases in 1 codon), whose amino-acid sequence MVGSGSRPLLTLFPPVALPCWPWDMKHVLSLLLAAAFAPAFTPILNPPLSPPWATAPPSRRTCVFFEAPGVRGSTKTLGKLLDAGPGPPRVIRCLYSRCCFGIWNLTQHQAQVEMQGCRDSDEPDCEAPHCELSPRAHPGPRSTLFTCSCGTDFCNANYSHLPPPGSPGTPGSQGPQAVPGESIWMVLVLLGLFLLLLLLGSIILALLQRKACRVQGGPEPEPEPEPGSGRDWSAELPELPELCFSQVIWEGGHTVVWAGQLQGKLVAIKAFSLRAVAQFQAERALYELPSLQHDHIVRFITASRGGPGPLPCGPLLVLELHPKGSLCHYLTQHTSDWGSSMRMALSLARGLAFLHEERWQDGQYKPGIAHRDLSSQNVLIREDGSCAIGDLGLALVLPGLTQPPTWAPTQPRGPAAIMEAGTQRYMAPELLDKTLDLQDWGTALRQADVYSLALLLWEILSRCPDLWPDSRPPPFQLAYEAELGSTPTTCELWTLAVEERRRPYIPSTWHCFTTDPGGLRELLEDCWDADPEARLTAECVQQRLAALARPQEARPFPESCTHDCPPLCPEDCLSPPXPTAILPCRPPLNVCCFSIQQGPGARSPPVPSLTCKYAVYV is encoded by the exons ATGGTGGGGTCAGGTTCCAGGCCTCTGCTGACCCTGTTTCCTCCTGTGGCTTTACCATGCTGGCCCTGGGATATGAAACATGTTCTGTCCCTCCTTTTGGCTGCTGCTTTTGCCCCTGCGTTCACTCCCATCTTgaaccctcccctctccccaccctgggcCACAGCACCCCCAAGCAGGCGGACCTGTGTGTTCTTTGAGGCCCCTGGAGTGCGGGGAAGCACAAAGACACTGGGGAAGCTGCTAGATGCAGGACCAGGGCCCCCCAGGGTTATCCGCTGCCTCTACAGCCGCTGCTGTTTTGGGATCTGGAACCTGACCCAACACCAGGCACAGGTGGAGATGCAAG GATGCCGAGACAGTGATGAGCCAGACTGTGAGGCCCCCCACTGTGAGCTGAGCCCCCGAGCCCACCCTGGCCCCAGGTCCACTCTCTTCACCTGCTCCTGTGGCACTGACTTCTGCAATGCCAATTATAGCCAtctgcctcctccagggagccctgggACTCCTGGCTCCCAGGGTCCCCAAGCTGTCCCAG GCGAGTCCATCTGGATGGTGCTGGTGCTGCTGGGGCtattcctcctcctgctgctgctgggcaGCATCATCTTGG ccctgctacAGCGAAAGGCCTGCAGAGTCCAAGGTggcccagagccagagccagagccagagccaggctCAGGCAGGGACTGGAGTGCTGAGCTGCCCGAGCTGCCCGAGCTGTGTTTCTCCCAG GTAATCTGGGAAGGAGGTCACACAGTGGTGTGGGCTGGGCAGCTGCAAGGCAAGCTGGTAGCCATCAAGGCCTTCTCCCTGAGGGCCGTGGCCCAGTTCCAAGCTGAGAGAGCACTATACGAACTGCCAAGCCTACAGCACGACCACATTGTCCGCTTTATCACCGCCAGCAGAGGGGGCCCTGGGCCCTTGCCCTGTGGGCCCCTGCTGGTACTGGAGCTGCACCCAAAG GGATCCCTGTGCCACTACTTGACCCAGCACACCAGTGACTGGGGAAGTTCCATGCGGATGGCGCTGTCCCTGGCGCGGGGCCTGGCATTTCTCCATGAGGAGCGCTGGCAGGATG GCCAATACAAACCAGGTATCGCCCACCGAGATCTGAGCAGCCAGAATGTGCTCATTCGGGAGGATGGGTCGTGTGCCATTGGAGACCTGGGCCTTGCCTTGGTGCTCCCTGGCCTCACCCAGCCTCCCACCTGGGCCCCAACTCAACCCCGAGGCCCAGCTGCCATCATGGAG GCTGGCACCCAGAGGTACATGGCACCAGAGCTCTTGGACAAGACTCTGGACCTACAAGACTGGGGCACGGCCCTCCGGCAAGCCGATGTTTACTCTCTGGCTCTGCTCCTATGGGAGATCTTGAGCCGCTGCCCAGATTTGTGGCCTG ACAGCAGACCACCACCCTTCCAACTGGCCTATGAGGCAGAACTGGGCAGCACCCCTACCACCTGTGAGCTGTGGACCTTGGCCGTGGAGGAGAGAAGGCGCCCCTACATCCCATCCACCTGGCACTGCTTCACCACA GACCCTGGTGGCCTGAGAGAGCTGCTAGAGGACTGTTGGGACGCAGACCCAGAAGCACGGCTGACAGCTGAGTGTGTACAGCAGCGCCTGGCTGCCCTGGCCCGTCCTCAGGAGGCCCGCCCCTTCCCAGAGAGCTGCACCCACGACTGCCCACCTCTCTGCCCAGAAGACTGcctctcacctcc ccccacTGCCATTCTCCCTTGTAGGCCTCCACTGAATGTCTGCTGCTTCAGCATTCAGCAAGGCCCTGGTGCCAGGAGTCCTCCTGTACCATCTCTCACCTGTAAATATGCAGTTTATGTATAA